TGTCCCACCACCCCATTGTGAGTGCAGCCTTGACTTCCCTAGTACAAAGCCCCACCTTCTGTCTCTAGGCCTGAGAGCCCACTGCTCCTCACATGGCCTTGGGTGAGGGGCGGATCACAATGACCCTGAAGAGGcccaggaggcagcagggagggtCCACCAGCAGGACCAGCCTGGGAAGATGGGCTCTCCCAAGGACCAGCCCGCCGGTTAGGGGGCTCTAAACTCAAGGGACCTTCTCTAGACCCACCGGAAGGCCCCTGCGGTGAGTGTGAGACCAGGAGCCAGCTCAGAGCTGATGACAGTCTGGGATTGGGGTGTGatagggagaaagcaggctccaaGACAGCCCCCTCTCGTGCAGAAGCTGGGGGCAGGTGTGGGGCTCTGTCTCCCAAAGGGCaagtttgttaaaaatatgtgtcttggggctcctggctgagtaGTTCTGGTTAGAGcttgccactcttgatctcagggctgtgagtttgagccccacattgggggtagagattaaaaaatatatatattaaaaaaatatatgtgtcttGGCCCCACCCTAGACCTACGGAGTcagaatctggggcacctgtATTTTCAACAAGCTCTAGCTCTCCACCCAAGGGGCCCTAGCCGGACTGGGCAACTGCTGGGCAGTTCTCTCCTTCCAAACTGGTTCCAGGTTTCCTAATTCCCAGGGGAGTGCTAAGAGCCTAATAGGACTTGAACACTCCAATGGCTAAGTCACAAAGGGACAGGTGCTCtgttatccccattctacaggtGAGGGCACTGACAGAAGTTAGTCAGTTGGCTTGTCCAAGGTTGCAAAGCTAATAAGTAGTGGGACTCGGACTAaatcctaaataataataatttttaaaaaaataataatagtaatagcagCTAGCCTCTGCTGAACACGTACAGCGTGCCGCGTACTATTCTAGGCCATTTACATGTGCTGGCTCACCTAAACGTCACAGCAACTCAGAAAGGTGTGTACTCTTACGTgaccattttgcaggtgaggaaacagaggctgggCGAGCTCTGGCCTGAAGCCACTGGCTGCCAGACGAGACAGTGGTGTTACCCCCCAAACTACAAGGACCTCCCTCCGGGCACTATGGCCTGGGGGCTGGCCTATTCCCTCGTCTTCAGGTCGCACGGCACCCCCGTCACCACCAACTGGCGTGAGGATGCCCTGAGCTGAGCGCGGGGCCACACATGCCCCGGCGTCCCCCCAACCCCGGGGCCCAGCAGGTGGAGCCCCAGGGGCTCCCCGGCGACGGCGCTCGCCGAAGGAGAGACCCGCTGCTTCCCaggctgcccctgccccagctccgcTCCGTCCTCGGCGCGGGGTCCCCCGGCGGCTTGAGGGCCTCGGAGGGCGGCGGCGCGTGGTGGCCGAGCGGGTCCTCGCACCCAGACGTGCGGCACCCCTCGCCGCGTCTACCCGCCCCGCCCACCCTGGCCCAGCGGGGGGCGCCGAACCGGACAAGGCTGCGGTCGCTCCTGCTGCCGCCCCTGCCCCTGGCCGGTGCGCCCCGGGAACTCGCGCCCCGGCGCCGGGGGCCTGGAGACCGCGAGGATCCCCGCAGGGGCGCGGCCAGGGAGGCCCCGGACTCCCTGCGCGCCCTCCTAGGAGAGCTTCTCCCCAGCAGGTTCCGGGAGTTCCTCCACCACCTGGGGGCAGAGTGCGCGGAACCCCGGCGGTCGAGTGAGGCCTCTCCAGGACTCcccagggggcggggcaggggcggggcaggcgTGGGGCGGAGTCGTTTCCGGGATGGGTGGAGCTACTGTTAGTGGGGAGGAGAAGGTCTGGCACAGTCCCTCGAGGATGGGTCGGCCATTGCCCCTGTtgtacagttgaggaaactgaggcccaaggccCTATAACTAGGAACAGCCTAGTAAGGACTGTCCCCAAGCCAAGGCCTATAGCTATTTCCACCTCCTCCTGGCTCCCAGCATCCTGGGCATCACGACCAAAAAGGAGTGTGTCAGACCACAGCCACCATGCCCCCCAGTGTCCCCACTGTCAGTTCCTTCCAGACCTGCGGTAAGTGTCAGGTACTCGCTGGTGGGGACAGGGTTGCCAACAGTGCTCTGAGGATGGCGGACCCTGACCACTCATGCCAGGTGTGGCTTGTTTGTCTTCAAGGGGCCAGTCATCGTACGTCCAGAATAGTCTTAAGAAGATTTTGCTCCATCAAATACCTGCCCTG
The DNA window shown above is from Mustela erminea isolate mMusErm1 chromosome 12, mMusErm1.Pri, whole genome shotgun sequence and carries:
- the C12H9orf50 gene encoding uncharacterized protein C9orf50 homolog isoform X4, with translation MPRRPPNPGAQQVEPQGLPGDGARRRRDPLLPRLPLPQLRSVLGAGSPGGLRASEGGGAWWPSGSSHPDVRHPSPRLPAPPTLAQRGAPNRTRLRSLLLPPLPLAGAPRELAPRRRGPGDREDPRRGAAREAPDSLRALLGELLPSRFREFLHHLGAECAEPRRSTSWASRPKRSVSDHSHHAPQCPHCQFLPDLRGQSSYVQNSLKKILLHQIPALGTLRRDPSQFTLKKANHRPHGAQAPRLKAVLSHSSSGQSSGQRKRFCPFRVRFADETLRDTALRYWERSCAAWPLHFSGTGSPRASKSFHLFIDQLLCAVSGSVAAPEPSCGPAGYHREWASSPVSIGKGARERPEMTGEFAQNPVLSSKEEAMANVSFSGDRPGLSTQEPPGHLPEDASMKRSLPSIPRATTRRLRGILPAQLGAAPSPEAKLP
- the C12H9orf50 gene encoding uncharacterized protein C9orf50 homolog isoform X5, producing MPRRPPNPGAQQVEPQGLPGDGARRRRDPLLPRLPLPQLRSVLGAGSPGGLRASEGGGAWWPSGSSHPDVRHPSPRLPAPPTLAQRGAPNRTRLRSLLLPPLPLAGAPRELAPRRRGPGDREDPRRGAAREAPDSLRALLGELLPSRFREFLHHLGAECAEPRRSTSWASRPKRSVSDHSHHAPQCPHCQFLPDLRGQSSYVQNSLKKILLHQIPALGTLRRDPSQFTLKKANHRPHGAQAPRLKAVLSHSSSGQSSGQRKRFCPFRVRFADETLRDTALRYWERSCAAWPLHFSGTGSPRASKSFHLFIDQLLCAVSGSVAAPEPSCGSTQEPPGHLPEDASMKRSLPSIPRATTRRLRGDLPTWQDMDDILGLGGHRPAPVARRWNSSRPAWSCTQS